The nucleotide sequence TTCCGCATCCTTCAGCGGCTCCTAGCTTTGCTTGCTGGTTGGTCGCCGGCCGACAGTGGGCGTCCGCGTGTTCGACACTGTCTGGACGAAGGGGAGATAGTGGTCTCTCCTCCGGCAGTGGCCCGAGGCGACGGGCGGTGGAGTCGATGGTTTCCTTCACGTGGTCTGGATCTTCATGTTCACGGCTTTTGCTGTCGCCGGGTGGCTTCGGCCCTTCCGTTCTAGCTATGCAAGATCTCTGGCGGCTTGATCGCAGTATTTCTTGCTGCCTTATTCTCTGTTTCTTGGTTGTAGTGAATTTGGCATGTATTTTTCAGTTTTTGGTCAAGTCTTTGCCTTTGTAATTCAGCACCATTGTATcctagccggttgatggctttATTAATTTGAAGTCGGGCCTttgtgccttttctctaaaaagggATGAAAACTCAAGACCTGCCATTCAGCGGTTGGCGAACAACGCAGTTCATGTGTTGTTAAGGATGGCGCTTGTAGTTAGTGTGAAGGCGTTTTTGGAGAACCATCCTCAAGTCGGTGTGTTGTCAAAGGTGGTGATTGGTGTTTCTGCTTGTTTGCTTGCTACGCGTGGTTGATCGCACCGGGTGTCTTCatttttttcttatttattttatcgtGTGTATCCTTAAAATCTCGACTACTAGATCATATTGTATATATCTATACCTAAtatatctttccctactaataaagcacggagtgcttTTGCCCGTACGTCGTCGGTGTTTTTGCGAAAACGCCCCTCTGTTTctttgaaatcaacccgcagtccctgtTTAAGTCACACTTTGAAAAAACGCTTTGTTCTCATAAAAAGGACCCTGCACTTTCTAATATTGAACCCGCGGTCCGCACGCACAGAAAATCAGCTCGGTTGAGGGGAGTCAAAATCATGACCTGCTAAATGAGAGAAGGGCTGCAATACTCGGGAGCAGAGAGACGCAAAGACCCAGCTGGTGATAACAGCGAATAAGGAATCAGAAAGTGAGACATCAGCTGCCAATCGAAGCATCAATGCCGCCCGAAGACCTGCGACACCAGCGACGCGGGTGACCTACACAGCAGGGCAGAGAGATGGACGACGGTTCACGAGCAGCTGCGCCCACGCAGCAGACGAACGCAGGTGAGGCAGTAGACGTCGAATCCGGCTGCTCTggggtcgatccggtggcggggcAGAGGACTCCTCTCCTGGCGCGGTTGGACGAGGCAGGGGGGCCGAGGCAGCTGCGTGGCCCACGCTGCGGACGAACGCAggtgaggcaggcggcggcggatccggctgcttccgggatccggcggcggcggacggatcGAGGCGGAGAGGTTGAGGCGGCGGATCCGGCAGTGGAGGACAGATCAAGACGGAGAGGTGACCCGAGGCGGCGAGCTCCAAGGTGAGGTGCGATGGTGCGGGGTCCCTGAAGAaaacgtgagagagagagagagagattagagggagagaagaagagaaataggaggagaggggcggcaGCTGGATGGCTTACTTTTAAGATGGCTCGGGGCAGAGGAGCGCCTCTCCCGGCACGGTTGGAGGAGGCAGGGGGATGTTGACAGAGGTTGGAGATGAACTCGTGGAGGAGGGGAAAAGAAACGAGGATAGACTGAAGCCACGAGTGCGTCCATGAGATGAAGATAAGGCCGGCCCAGAAAAAAAGCTGCATAGTGCGTCCACGAGTACGGACGTGTGGCACACATGCAGGGTTCATTTTTTTTTGGGAAATGGAAGGTAGATCATGTTCTACCTTATATATTTCAAAAGGCTAAAAGGCGAAGCCTAGAAGCCTGGGACAAAAGGTCACATACAAGAAGCTCATCATGCAGGGCTCATTCGTTCACCAGATCGGTAAACATCTCTAATACGCGGACGTGTAGTACTTTGTTGTCTGAGTCTATGCACACGTTGCCGGATACTATTCTATTTTGGTTGGATTTGGTTCGCTTTATTTCCCTTACGAACTCATATAGCCTATAATATATATAGACAAACTGATAATATATATACAGGGGTTAAGACACACGAACAACTAAAAACATATAGCTTGCACGTCCAGCGAATATAAATTGTCTTCAAACATTGTTGATCCCAGTTGTGTTTTAAATTTTGGCCGAGAAAAACggatttcggccgaatttcggccatctcggcctcgGGCGAGATATATCTTTTGACCGAAATTGGTTAAATTTGGCAAATTTTGATCGAATTTGAGTCAAATTTCAgtcaaaatttggtcaaatttcAGCCAAAATATTTGAAAATGGCCaaaattcggccatctcggcctgggGCGAAAAAAATCTCGAACCGAAAATCAAAACGCTGGATAATAATAATGTCATAATAAACCATCAACACCAAAACACGAACGTTTATATGTCATAATAATAATGTCTTTAGTTGATCTTAGTGAAGCTATTGTTCCATGTTACTTTTTcttcctcccgttgcaacgcacgggcctgtttgctagtaataataataataataataaagcgcGGCTAGCGTTTCTGGTCGTCCGTCGTCATGGCTGTTTTGCAAAAAAGCCCTTCAGTTTTCCAGAAATTGCACCGCGGTCTCTCTTTAAGTGAGGGAACGGCGGCTCTGCTCGTTCTCGAGCAGCGCAGGGGAAGAAGACGCGGCGGTGTCAGGCGGCTGCGGGACTTGGCGCGGCGATGAAGATCCGGCGGATCCGGTCGAGGACGTGGCCGGAGGCGGGCGGAGAGTTTGAGGAGGCGACGTTCATGCTGGCGGCGACCTCCTGTGGTGTGCAGTGGGAGAGAGCTTTGAGTaaagggagagggaggagaagaaagaagagacACGGGGCGAAGGGCGACGTGCTGCAGGTGCTGCTCACCGGCGGGAGGACGGCGAgggcggaggaaggcggcggcggactGGGCCTTGGGCGATGCGGTCGGATCGAGCAGTGCTCGATGCAGAAGCGGGCGCTGGCTCGCTGCTCCTCCTGAGACGAGGCATGGGTGCGATGTAGTTGACTTGGTGGATGAGGGCCGGCGCCTTGACGACTCCGGCGAGGCAGCGAGGACTGGGACGGACACGGGGAAGACAGATCCGTCCGTTTGCCGGCTCGATCTGGACGTGGGCAAGCCCGGGCGGTGTGTGGCAACGGTTGAAGGTGCCGGCGGCCATGAAGCTCCGATGGTGGCGCTGCACATAGTAAAAAAACGGAGGGAGCTGAGGTCAGGCAGGAGATGGAGAGCACGGGGACGAGGAGAGGCCGAGGCGCAGCTATGCGTGCTCTGCTCACCGGCGGCCTAGCCGACGAGGCGGCGGAGCGGCAGTGGACTGGCCGGCCGAGGAATGGCGATGTTGTCGATAAGGGAGCATGCAGTGTGCGGCTCGGTGGGGACTGGGGAGTAGTGCCTGTTGCTATTTTTTTAATCAAAATCGTTGTTGCTAGATGTACAACGACAGGAAGCTGCTGGATGCAACGATTACAATTTTTTTTGGTGCTCATCCGTTGGATTTATGTGCGATTTTTCATGGCGTTGCGACAAATGGTTTTCTGCTAGGTGTCCCCTCCTCACATTGGCCCACTGTGATTATTTGACTGTACCGCCTTACACTCTAACGGCAACAGTTTCAACTTAGTAAGCCATATGTTGATATTCATGTGGCTGTGATCTCAGAAATAAAAGTTTATAGGAAAGGAACAGAAACCTTCACTGAACATAGGGTTGTGTTGTACATGTACTGAGAAAGGTTTGTACAAGATGAAAATATGTTTCAAGGTGAAACAAATTATGATTATTAGTCATGGCAGTTGTAGGCACAACTAGAGTCAACTAGGTGTTATAATGCTGGACTAAGGATGGGCCTTGCTCGGAGAAATCAAAAAAATCCGCGGCCCTCCATGGGATAATATATCCGACATGTTCCCATTGTGCTTTGCAGGATTGTTCTTGAGAGCGTACCGAGCAGACCATATATGCAACAAAGCTCTAAAATGATGCACTCTGTCTTTTCTTGAACATGCaccaggtactccctccgtcccataatataagagcgtttttcatactaatgtagtgtcaaaaacgctcttatattatgggacggagggagtacatgtcaaAACCATTTTCTGTAATTGTGGAACCGGGTTTGGAGCTGAAATGTTCCCACATATAAAAAAAGGCAGAATTGAATGTATGGGCTTGTAACTATGAGCCTTCTTCTGTATAGAGATGTACACTACAACACATATTATAAAATTTGTTAGAAGACAATTCTTCTACTCACTTTGCACCTCACCGTTTTTTATGAAGATTGTAATATGTATTGATCTTTTGCACATATCATAATTTTTTGTATCGACCAGATAAATTTAAATTTAAAGAGCGATTGAATTTTGACTTGTACATTTTCTTATGGATAGACGATTCTCGATGGTACACTAAATTTTTCTTGCTACCGAAAATCCTAAAAAGATGGAATTGGATGGAACAAAGACAATAAGCTGCTAAGAACTCAGCGGAGCCAGGCGAAGGAGAAAGGAACTAGGAAAAAGTTGAGAACCGCATATAAGCTTTAGAGTAACTATCTAAAACCGGTATCATGTTTCGAATAATTGATGTGGGTGTCTATTGGCTAGAGGAGTGCGATatgtttttctcccgttgcaaagcacgggcatatttgctattCGTTATAAAAAGAAGCTTAGACGTAACTGATATATATCTTGATTGATATCAATATCAAATATCTCGTTCCGTCGCAACCAACGGCTCATACGGTGCTTGTAGACGAAGATGGTGGCAACAAGACAGTAGCAGAAGAAGATCGCACGTCAAAACTGGTATGATCCAGGAGTCCATGGGCCTCCCCCTCTCTGTCGTCCAGTTGGTGAGCCGTTTTAAATGAGGAGATATAGCCACAGATGCGCATCGTCGACATATCCATCCCTATTTACTGCTCCTCGCTCCAACTCTCTCGTCGCCGTCGTCCCCGCTCGCTCGCTCGCTGAGTTGGAAACGGGTGCACCAGCTGGTCTCGAGCCACCCCAGAGGTCTAT is from Triticum aestivum cultivar Chinese Spring chromosome 1B, IWGSC CS RefSeq v2.1, whole genome shotgun sequence and encodes:
- the LOC123090651 gene encoding uncharacterized protein, with the protein product MQLFFWAGLIFISWTHSWLQSILVSFPLLHEFISNLCQHPPASSNRAGRGAPLPRAILKGPRTIAPHLGARRLGSPLRLDLSSTAGSAASTSPPRSVRRRRIPEAAGSAAACLTCVRPQRGPRSCLGPPASSNRARRGVLCPATGSTPEQPDSTSTASPAFVCCVGAAAREPSSISLPCCVGHPRRWCRRSSGGIDASIGS
- the LOC123090658 gene encoding uncharacterized protein, encoding MSTKKNCNRCIQQLPVVVHLATTILIKKIATGTTPQSPPSRTLHAPLSTTSPFLGRPVHCRSAASSARPPRHHRSFMAAGTFNRCHTPPGLAHVQIEPANGRICLPRVRPSPRCLAGVVKAPALIHQVNYIAPMPRLRRSSEPAPASASSTARSDRIAQGPVRRRLPPPSPSSRRRSPPA